Proteins from a genomic interval of Scomber japonicus isolate fScoJap1 chromosome 10, fScoJap1.pri, whole genome shotgun sequence:
- the LOC128366152 gene encoding zinc transporter ZIP1-like: MSLLGGVSSSVVLSPRRETAALQTNPADVPALEIKLGALVVLLSITLLFGFAPLCIIRGGGRCSVNPESRRRLLSLISCFAGGVFLATCLLDLLPDYLQDINEAFSNAGITLQFPLPEFIMAMGFFLVLVLEQIVLAFKEQSSLHPEERRALLVDSSVQHHSHQRRRGSEESDGGHFHVDFGSQSALRAFILVFSLSLHSVFEGLAVGLLEEGKAVLEICLALMIHKSIISFSLAFKLTQGRLRRSVVAGCLLLFAIMSPLGIGLGIALTETKASPQHQLARSTLEGLAVGTFIYITFMEILPHELSNGRYRIPKVAMLLVGFAVVTAVLFIKL; this comes from the exons ATGTCTCTTTTGGGAGGAGTTTCGTCCTCCGTCGTCCTGTCTCCCAGGAGGGAAACGGCGGCGCTGCAGACCAACCCGGCCGACGTCCCGGCACTGGAGATCAAACTGGGAGCGCTGGTGGTCCTGCTGTCCATCACGCTGCTGTTCGGCTTCGCTCCTCTCTGCATCATCCGGGGGGGCGGCCGCTGCAGCGTCAACCCAG AGTCACGGCGCAGGCTGCTGAGTTTGATCAGCTGTTTTGCTGGAGGAGTTTTCTTGGCCACGTGCCTGCTGGACCTGCTGCCAGACTACCTGCAGGACATCAACGAGGCCTTCAGCAATGCAGGAATCACA CTGCAGTTTCCTTTGCCTGAGTTCATCATGGCGATGGGCTTcttcctggtcctggtcctggagCAGATAGTCCTGGCCTTCAAGGAGCAATCGTCTTTACACCCGGAGGAGCGGCGGGCTCTGCTGGTGGACTCCAGTGTCCAGCATCACTCCCATCAACGCCGCCGGGGGTCAGAGGAGTCGGACGGTGGCCACTTCCACGTGGACTTTGGCTCCCAGTCCGCCCTGCGTGCCTTCATCCTGGTCTTCTCACTGTCTCTGCACTCGGTGTTCGAGGGTTTGGCGGTGGGGCTGCTGGAGGAAGGGAAGGCGGTGCTGGAGATCTGCCTGGCCCTGATGATCCACAAAAGCATCATCTCCTTCAGTCTGGCCTTCAAACTAACCCAGGGCCGGCTGCGGCGCTCAGTGGTGGCCGgctgcctgctgctgtttgcCATCATGTCCCCGCTGGGTATCGGCCTCGGCATCGCCCTCACCGAGACCAAGGCGTCCCCGCAGCACCAGCTGGCCCGCTCCACACTGGAGGGGCTGGCGGTGGGAACCTTCATCTACATCACATTCATGGAGATCCTACCGCACGAGCTCAGCAACGGCAGGTACCGCATCCCCAAGGTGGCCATGTTGCTGGTGGGCTTCGCCGTGGTCACCGCTGTGCTCTTCATCAAACTG